The following are from one region of the Rhizobacter sp. AJA081-3 genome:
- a CDS encoding SulP family inorganic anion transporter — translation MLRWWPQVDARSLRADALAGLTGAIILVPQAVAYASIAGLPPQYGLYTAIVPVIVAALFGSSMHLVSGPTAALSLVIFATISPIAEPGSAAYIQHVVTLSFMTGVLMLAMGLARLGFIVNFISHTVVIGFTAGAAVLIAASQLKNLFGLKTPATSSFVETLAGFARELGHTNPWVLAVGGVSLLAGLVTRRHLPQVPYMISAMLVGSVFAAALQSMFGPDLGIATVGAIPRSLPPLSMPDLSAQSLRELGAVAVALTMLSLTEAIAIARAIALKSGQRIDGSQEFIGQGLANLCGSFASSYVSSGSFTRSGVNYTAGAVTPLAAVFSAGLLLLTLVALAPLVRFLPIASMAAILLLVAWSLVDWHHIAAIARTSRAELAVLVVTLLATLFMQLEFAIYAGVLLSLVLFLERTARPSLRDAKPAPGVGAYHFVDRAAEPECPQLKMLFVDGPLYFGAIDHVQRNLRAVDADAPARKHLLLLAPGINFVDSAGADLLAQEARRRKALGGGLYFHRLQPQVVDTLERAGCLDDIGRAQLFAIGDDVVDRIFPKLDPEVCRRCTVRAFRLCRTAPSPA, via the coding sequence ATGCTGCGCTGGTGGCCGCAGGTCGATGCACGCAGCCTGCGCGCGGATGCGCTGGCCGGCCTGACGGGCGCGATCATCCTCGTGCCGCAGGCGGTGGCCTATGCCAGCATCGCCGGGCTGCCGCCGCAGTACGGCCTGTACACGGCGATCGTGCCGGTGATCGTGGCGGCTCTGTTCGGCTCGTCGATGCACCTGGTGTCGGGGCCGACCGCGGCGCTGTCGCTGGTCATCTTCGCCACCATCAGCCCGATCGCCGAGCCGGGCAGCGCGGCCTACATCCAGCACGTGGTGACGTTGAGCTTCATGACCGGCGTGCTGATGCTGGCCATGGGGCTGGCGCGGCTGGGCTTCATTGTCAACTTCATCTCGCACACCGTGGTGATCGGCTTCACCGCCGGCGCGGCGGTGCTGATCGCGGCCAGTCAGTTGAAGAACCTGTTCGGCCTGAAGACGCCGGCCACCTCGTCCTTCGTCGAGACGCTCGCCGGATTCGCGCGTGAGCTCGGCCACACCAACCCGTGGGTGCTGGCCGTCGGCGGCGTATCGCTGCTCGCGGGCCTGGTCACGCGGCGCCACCTGCCGCAGGTGCCGTACATGATCAGCGCGATGCTGGTGGGCAGCGTGTTTGCGGCCGCGCTGCAATCGATGTTCGGGCCCGACCTGGGCATCGCCACGGTCGGAGCCATTCCGCGCAGCCTGCCCCCGCTGTCGATGCCGGACTTGTCGGCGCAGAGCCTGCGCGAACTCGGCGCGGTGGCCGTCGCGTTGACCATGCTGTCGCTCACCGAGGCGATCGCCATCGCGCGCGCCATCGCGCTGAAGTCGGGCCAGCGCATCGACGGCAGCCAGGAGTTCATCGGCCAGGGCCTGGCCAACCTGTGCGGCAGCTTCGCCTCGAGCTATGTCTCCAGCGGCTCGTTCACGCGCAGCGGCGTCAACTACACGGCCGGCGCGGTGACGCCGCTGGCCGCGGTGTTCTCGGCTGGGCTGCTGCTGCTCACGCTGGTGGCGCTGGCGCCGCTGGTGCGCTTCCTGCCGATCGCCTCGATGGCGGCGATCCTGCTGCTGGTGGCGTGGTCCCTGGTCGACTGGCACCACATCGCGGCCATTGCTCGCACCAGCCGCGCCGAGCTCGCCGTGCTCGTGGTCACGCTGCTGGCCACGCTGTTCATGCAGCTGGAGTTCGCCATCTACGCCGGCGTGCTGCTGTCGCTGGTGCTGTTCCTCGAGCGCACGGCGCGGCCGAGCCTGCGCGACGCGAAGCCGGCCCCCGGCGTCGGCGCCTACCACTTCGTCGACCGCGCTGCCGAGCCCGAGTGCCCGCAGCTGAAGATGCTGTTCGTCGACGGTCCGCTGTACTTCGGCGCCATCGATCACGTGCAGCGGAACCTGCGCGCCGTCGATGCCGACGCGCCGGCGCGCAAGCATCTGCTGCTGCTCGCGCCGGGCATCAACTTCGTCGACAGCGCCGGCGCCGACCTGCTCGCGCAGGAGGCGCGCCGCCGCAAGGCGCTCGGCGGCGGCCTGTACTTCCATCGCCTGCAGCCGCAGGTGGTGGACACGCTGGAGCGCGCCGGCTGCCTCGACGACATCGGCCGCGCCCAGCTGTTCGCCATCGGCGACGACGTCGTCGACCGCATCTTCCCGAAGCTCGACCCCGAGGTCTGCCGCCGCTGCACCGTGCGCGCGTTCAGGCTGTGCCGCACCGCGCCCTCCCCAGCCTGA